A genomic region of Chloracidobacterium sp. contains the following coding sequences:
- a CDS encoding GNAT family N-acetyltransferase, with translation MDRQTTLHLHPPTEAGISPFAAGPDRGKLIELVDADKAEMLEFLRVRPVHTVVMTSFINDNGVESELNRGRFYGYRNSTGELEGIALIGHSTLVEARTGASLMALADQARTSETPIHLVMSSGTDASAFWQHMTGGLTKPRLTCVESLFEAALPFAVRKPDMRLRNADMSNLIAVAEAQAEVAFIECGVDPMIKDRDGFLKRVARRIEQNRVFVVTAGDQLIFKADIIAETDDVIYLEGIYVHPDHRGNGVGSQYLALLTEHLLDRVDNICLLSNIEFRSAHRTFEKAGYRHTDNCVSLFV, from the coding sequence ATGGATCGCCAGACCACCCTACATCTGCACCCTCCGACCGAAGCCGGGATCAGTCCGTTCGCTGCCGGCCCCGACCGCGGCAAGCTGATCGAATTGGTCGACGCGGACAAAGCAGAGATGCTTGAGTTCCTCAGGGTCAGACCCGTTCACACGGTCGTGATGACCAGCTTCATCAACGACAACGGGGTCGAAAGCGAGTTGAACCGAGGCAGATTCTACGGATATCGCAATTCGACCGGAGAGCTTGAGGGCATTGCTCTGATCGGCCATTCCACGCTTGTCGAAGCTCGCACGGGTGCATCCCTTATGGCCCTTGCGGATCAGGCCCGAACGTCTGAAACGCCGATCCATCTGGTGATGTCGAGCGGCACAGACGCCTCGGCGTTCTGGCAGCATATGACAGGCGGCCTTACGAAGCCTCGGCTGACCTGCGTGGAGAGCCTGTTCGAGGCCGCTCTTCCGTTCGCAGTCCGCAAGCCGGACATGCGTCTGCGGAATGCCGACATGAGCAACCTCATCGCGGTTGCTGAGGCCCAGGCGGAAGTTGCGTTCATCGAATGCGGCGTCGACCCGATGATCAAGGACCGCGACGGTTTCCTGAAGCGAGTGGCACGCAGGATAGAGCAGAATCGCGTGTTTGTCGTCACCGCCGGCGACCAGCTTATATTCAAGGCAGATATCATTGCGGAGACCGACGACGTTATATATCTTGAGGGCATCTACGTCCATCCCGATCACCGAGGCAATGGCGTAGGCTCACAATACCTCGCCTTATTGACCGAGCACCTTCTTGATCGCGTAGATAATATCTGCCTGTTGAGCAATATCGAATTCAGATCTGCTCACCGGACGTTTGAAAAAGCAGGCTATCGGCACACGGACAACTGCGTATCGCTCTTTGTTTAG